The proteins below are encoded in one region of Eubacterium sp. 1001713B170207_170306_E7:
- a CDS encoding tyrosine-type recombinase/integrase has protein sequence MKEQRRNIYKRKDNRYEGRYIVGYEEVYGKAIYRSVYAHTYEEAVEVLEEAEERVREEVDLQRLLRRQKTQQQTTGILQRALSHDEMLKVVRTLTLQEWMVEWLEGHKKNTIRQTSYMRYYNVIYKHIIPQIGSYNLLELTPEIIQKFIKYLCEMGKNDGTGLSPATVRSYMMILKSALELAVDQELMIKNPCRKLSLPPKRFHKPVYLEPDECKRLEYVLLHTDDNPKSVAILVALKTGMRLGELAALKWGDVDFANRMIHVRHSVQRVKTFDPDGPKTKLVVSETKTTNSVRDIPMNNGQYGYLKGYYRMVVAESWGNINENTFVFQNQSGSFIDPRVYQQYFKVVLKKAKVKAVNFHALRHTFATIAASKNMQISVLSRILGHSNAALTLQLYIHSITNQDRAEMSKVDWEYSA, from the coding sequence ATGAAAGAACAGAGAAGAAACATTTACAAGCGGAAAGACAATCGTTATGAAGGGCGTTACATCGTGGGGTACGAAGAGGTGTATGGTAAGGCCATCTACCGGTCGGTTTACGCCCATACCTATGAGGAAGCGGTTGAAGTTCTGGAAGAGGCTGAGGAAAGGGTGCGGGAGGAGGTTGACCTGCAGCGTCTGCTGCGCAGACAGAAGACACAGCAGCAGACAACCGGGATTCTGCAGAGAGCCCTCAGCCACGATGAGATGCTGAAGGTGGTCCGTACACTGACGCTTCAGGAGTGGATGGTCGAGTGGCTGGAGGGGCACAAGAAAAATACGATTCGTCAAACCTCGTACATGCGGTATTATAATGTGATTTACAAGCACATCATTCCGCAGATCGGCAGCTATAATCTGCTGGAGCTGACACCGGAAATCATCCAGAAATTTATCAAGTATCTGTGTGAAATGGGAAAGAATGATGGCACAGGCCTGTCACCCGCAACGGTGAGAAGCTATATGATGATTTTAAAAAGCGCGCTGGAGCTGGCAGTAGACCAGGAGCTCATGATCAAAAATCCCTGCAGGAAGCTATCGCTGCCGCCTAAACGCTTCCATAAGCCGGTTTATCTGGAGCCGGATGAGTGTAAACGGTTGGAGTACGTGCTGCTGCACACCGATGACAACCCTAAATCTGTCGCGATTCTGGTGGCTTTGAAAACCGGCATGCGCCTTGGGGAGCTGGCGGCCCTCAAGTGGGGGGATGTTGATTTCGCCAACAGGATGATTCATGTCAGGCACTCAGTACAGCGGGTTAAAACCTTTGATCCTGACGGGCCGAAAACAAAGCTGGTCGTTTCAGAGACAAAAACGACCAATTCGGTACGGGATATTCCCATGAACAACGGGCAATACGGGTATTTAAAGGGCTATTACCGCATGGTCGTAGCTGAGTCGTGGGGAAACATCAATGAAAACACCTTTGTTTTCCAAAATCAGTCGGGGAGCTTCATTGATCCGAGAGTATACCAGCAGTATTTTAAAGTCGTTTTAAAAAAGGCGAAGGTGAAGGCAGTCAATTTCCATGCCCTCCGGCATACCTTTGCCACCATCGCGGCCAGTAAAAACATGCAGATCTCTGTCTTGAGCAGGATATTGGGACATTCCAACGCAGCGCTGACATTACAGCTCTATATCCATTCCATCACAAACCAGGACAGGGCCGAAATGTCTAAGGTAGATTGGGAGTATTCCGCCTGA
- the nadD gene encoding nicotinate-nucleotide adenylyltransferase, which yields MEKIGLLGGSFNPIHTGHLLLAESARDQYGLDKVLFIPAGNNPFKEMDKEIDRRHRLKMVELATQSNPYFEVLSIEIDRPGMTYTVDTIEQIKRTYPDSEFYFITGADIMFEITLWKGAPELLAAVNFITTFRPGYSHNKLDARIEELQEIYGARIYKLFTSEMDIASSDIRGRVKNGYSIKYLLPETVEQYIGENRLYLAEQHLGDAE from the coding sequence ATGGAAAAAATAGGCTTATTAGGCGGGAGCTTTAACCCGATTCATACCGGGCACCTTTTGCTGGCAGAGTCGGCCAGAGACCAGTATGGTCTGGATAAGGTGCTGTTTATCCCCGCCGGCAACAATCCTTTTAAGGAGATGGACAAGGAGATCGACCGCAGGCACCGCCTGAAAATGGTAGAGCTTGCGACCCAGTCCAACCCTTACTTTGAGGTGCTGTCCATTGAGATCGACCGGCCGGGAATGACCTATACGGTCGATACAATCGAGCAGATCAAACGAACCTATCCGGACAGTGAGTTTTATTTTATCACCGGCGCGGATATCATGTTTGAAATCACGCTTTGGAAGGGCGCGCCAGAGCTTCTGGCAGCGGTTAATTTCATCACGACCTTCAGGCCGGGCTATTCCCACAACAAGCTGGACGCGCGGATTGAGGAGCTTCAGGAAATTTACGGCGCCAGAATTTACAAACTATTTACCTCGGAAATGGACATCGCTTCCTCGGATATTCGGGGAAGAGTGAAGAACGGTTATTCCATTAAATACCTTCTGCCGGAAACGGTGGAGCAGTATATTGGTGAAAACCGGCTTTATTTAGCAGAACAGCACCTGGGAGATGCAGAATGA
- the obgE gene encoding GTPase ObgE translates to MFVDQAQIYVTAGNGGHGGMSFRREKYVPNGGPDGGNGGRGGNVIVQADNGLRTLLAFKYRKKYKAESGGNGTGGRSTGKSGEDLLIKVPVGTVIKDKTTGRILCDLSEDGESCIVAQGGRGGLGNMNFSTATRQAPRFAQGGVKGQERTLVLELKLLADVGLLGFPNVGKSTFLSMVTAAKPKIANYHFTTIVPNLGVAAWKDYDPFVIADIPGIIEGAHEGTGLGIQFLRHVERTKLLIHMLDASGSEGRDPLADFKAINEELKEYNERLAQRMQVVALNKVDLISDPEELELLVSEFEAMGYEVFPISAATGKGIDALLSRVIQLLDEIGEVEPIFEVEADEDVVYKADFDEEPFTVHKEGEVYVVEGDFERLINSVNFEDFDSIGYFQKVLKDKGIFKKLEEMGIQDEEVVRLQDIEFEYFK, encoded by the coding sequence ATGTTTGTTGATCAAGCGCAGATATATGTAACCGCTGGAAACGGCGGACATGGCGGAATGAGCTTCCGCCGTGAGAAATACGTGCCAAACGGCGGGCCTGACGGCGGCAATGGAGGCCGAGGCGGCAATGTGATCGTTCAGGCCGATAATGGACTGAGAACGCTGCTGGCTTTTAAATATCGTAAAAAATACAAGGCAGAGAGCGGCGGCAATGGAACCGGGGGCCGCTCGACCGGTAAATCCGGTGAGGACCTGCTTATCAAGGTACCGGTGGGCACAGTGATCAAGGATAAAACAACAGGCCGGATACTCTGTGACCTGAGCGAGGACGGCGAATCCTGTATCGTAGCCCAGGGCGGCCGGGGCGGCCTCGGGAACATGAATTTCTCGACAGCCACCCGACAGGCTCCGAGGTTTGCCCAGGGCGGCGTAAAGGGCCAGGAAAGAACACTGGTGCTGGAATTAAAGCTTTTGGCAGACGTTGGCCTGCTGGGGTTCCCGAATGTTGGAAAGTCAACCTTTCTTTCCATGGTAACGGCAGCCAAGCCTAAGATTGCGAATTATCATTTCACAACCATCGTGCCAAACCTTGGCGTGGCAGCATGGAAGGATTACGACCCCTTTGTCATCGCGGATATTCCCGGGATTATCGAGGGCGCTCACGAGGGCACCGGTCTGGGAATCCAGTTTTTACGCCATGTTGAGCGGACAAAGCTTCTGATCCATATGCTGGACGCCTCTGGCAGTGAGGGACGGGATCCTCTGGCAGATTTTAAAGCCATCAATGAGGAATTAAAAGAATACAATGAACGTCTGGCCCAGAGAATGCAGGTAGTAGCCCTGAACAAGGTGGACCTGATCTCTGATCCAGAGGAGCTGGAGCTTCTGGTGTCGGAATTTGAAGCGATGGGCTACGAGGTGTTCCCCATATCCGCAGCGACAGGAAAGGGCATTGACGCCCTGTTGAGCCGCGTGATTCAGCTGCTGGATGAAATCGGCGAGGTTGAGCCGATCTTTGAGGTGGAAGCCGACGAGGACGTGGTATACAAGGCTGATTTCGACGAAGAGCCCTTTACCGTTCATAAGGAAGGCGAGGTCTACGTGGTGGAAGGGGACTTTGAACGTCTGATCAATTCGGTCAACTTTGAGGACTTTGACTCCATCGGTTATTTCCAGAAAGTGCTCAAGGACAAGGGCATATTCAAAAAACTTGAGGAGATGGGCATTCAGGACGAAGAGGTCGTCAGGCTTCAGGACATTGAATTTGAATATTTTAAATAA
- a CDS encoding YhbY family RNA-binding protein has translation MLTSKQRSYLRKLAMDIPDIIFIGKDGITPEVIQQTKDAIVARELIKGKIQQNSMEEVEDAARTLAGAAKAEVVCTIGNKFILYKKNLLKTKIEVPSKNSKTLKKKNKR, from the coding sequence ATGCTAACAAGTAAACAGAGAAGCTATTTGAGAAAGCTTGCCATGGATATCCCCGATATTATTTTTATCGGTAAGGACGGGATTACGCCAGAGGTGATCCAGCAGACAAAGGACGCCATTGTGGCCAGAGAGCTGATAAAGGGAAAAATCCAGCAGAATTCCATGGAAGAGGTCGAGGACGCAGCCCGGACACTGGCCGGAGCGGCAAAGGCAGAGGTGGTCTGCACCATCGGCAACAAATTCATATTGTATAAAAAGAATCTTTTGAAAACAAAAATAGAAGTGCCGTCCAAAAATTCAAAGACACTGAAGAAGAAAAATAAACGGTAG
- the rplU gene encoding 50S ribosomal protein L21 has translation MYAIIKTGGKQYRVQQDDVIEIEKLNLEDGAKEVSFSDVLAVNKDGELTVGTPVVENAVVKGEVLEVAKSSKVIIYKYKSKKDYRKKQGHRQPFMKVKITAIEA, from the coding sequence ATGTACGCAATCATTAAAACAGGTGGTAAGCAGTACCGCGTTCAGCAGGACGACGTAATCGAAATTGAAAAACTCAATCTTGAAGACGGCGCGAAAGAAGTTTCTTTCAGCGATGTTTTAGCAGTGAACAAAGACGGTGAATTAACCGTTGGTACTCCGGTTGTTGAAAATGCAGTGGTTAAAGGCGAAGTTTTAGAAGTTGCTAAATCTTCAAAGGTAATTATCTATAAATACAAATCTAAAAAAGATTACCGTAAAAAACAGGGCCACAGACAGCCGTTTATGAAAGTTAAAATTACAGCAATCGAAGCGTAA
- the yqeK gene encoding bis(5'-nucleosyl)-tetraphosphatase (symmetrical) YqeK produces the protein MKYAEIQKKLKKELKPKRYEHTLNVVDSAMKLAEIYPCDANKVQYAALLHDCAKNYSDAQLMETAEKHYLKVDEITRREPQLLHGPVGALVARTEYGIEDKEVLGAIKYHTTGRKNMNVLEKIIYLADFIEPGRSYPGVDKLRKLAFEDLDDAMIQALTNTIRYISGIGGLIHERTVSARNYLILEKMDREKNQKE, from the coding sequence ATGAAATACGCGGAAATTCAAAAGAAATTAAAAAAAGAACTGAAGCCCAAGCGCTACGAGCACACCTTGAATGTGGTCGATTCCGCCATGAAGCTGGCGGAAATCTACCCCTGCGACGCCAACAAGGTGCAGTACGCAGCTCTGCTGCACGACTGCGCTAAAAACTACAGCGACGCGCAGCTGATGGAAACAGCCGAAAAGCATTATCTGAAGGTTGATGAGATCACCAGGCGTGAGCCGCAGCTGCTGCATGGCCCGGTGGGCGCGCTGGTGGCGCGTACCGAATATGGCATTGAGGACAAGGAAGTGCTGGGCGCCATCAAATACCATACAACTGGTCGGAAAAACATGAACGTTCTCGAAAAAATTATCTATCTGGCTGATTTTATCGAGCCCGGGCGAAGCTATCCGGGAGTCGACAAGCTCAGAAAGCTGGCTTTTGAAGATCTGGACGACGCCATGATCCAGGCGCTGACGAATACCATCCGCTATATCAGCGGAATCGGCGGTTTGATTCACGAAAGAACCGTCTCGGCACGCAACTATTTGATCCTTGAAAAAATGGATCGTGAAAAAAACCAAAAGGAGTGA
- the rpmA gene encoding 50S ribosomal protein L27 produces MIKMNLQLFAHKKGVGSSRNGRDSESKRLGVKRGDGQFVLAGNILVRQRGTHIHPGKNVGRGGDDTLFAMCDGVVTFERKGKDKKQVSIYPREAM; encoded by the coding sequence ATGATTAAAATGAACCTTCAACTGTTTGCCCACAAAAAAGGGGTAGGTAGTTCTAGAAACGGTCGTGACAGTGAATCCAAACGTCTAGGCGTTAAAAGAGGAGACGGTCAGTTCGTATTGGCTGGTAACATTTTAGTAAGACAGAGAGGAACTCATATTCATCCCGGCAAGAACGTAGGCCGCGGTGGCGATGATACTTTATTTGCGATGTGTGACGGTGTCGTAACTTTCGAACGTAAAGGCAAAGACAAGAAACAGGTCAGCATTTATCCTCGAGAAGCAATGTAG
- a CDS encoding malic enzyme-like NAD(P)-binding protein, with protein sequence MDYNKEALKAHEACKGKVEVVSKMKLENKDDLSIAYTPGVAEPCRKIAENKEDVYKYTAKGNLVAVLSDGSAVLGLGNIGGEAAMPVMEGKAVLFKSFGNVDAFPICVSTQNADEIIQTGINIAPTFGGINLEDISAPKCFEIEEKLQEALDIPVFHDDQHGTAIVVSSALINALKIVKKDISEIKVAISGPGAAGTAIAKMLMSLNVKNIVMCDRTGIIDISRDGLAGHKLWLAEHTNQEHITGSLEDAIKGADVLVGVSGPGIVTEEMVASMNKDAILFAMANPIPEIMPDLAKKAGARVIGTGRSDFPNQINNVLAFPGIFRGALDARASRITEGMKVAAAYAIADLVSAEELNEDYVMPSPFDKRVAPAVAKAVYDAWMKEVK encoded by the coding sequence ATGGATTACAATAAAGAAGCGCTGAAAGCCCATGAAGCGTGCAAAGGTAAAGTAGAAGTCGTTTCTAAGATGAAACTTGAAAATAAAGATGATCTGAGCATCGCCTATACACCGGGTGTTGCCGAACCCTGCCGTAAAATCGCGGAGAACAAGGAGGATGTCTATAAATACACCGCCAAAGGAAACCTGGTCGCGGTTTTATCAGATGGCTCGGCTGTTTTGGGGCTCGGCAATATCGGCGGCGAGGCCGCAATGCCGGTTATGGAGGGCAAGGCTGTGCTGTTTAAGTCCTTTGGCAATGTCGACGCGTTTCCCATCTGTGTCAGCACACAGAATGCTGATGAGATTATCCAGACAGGCATCAACATCGCGCCGACCTTTGGGGGGATTAACCTGGAAGATATCTCTGCGCCAAAGTGCTTTGAAATTGAAGAAAAGCTTCAGGAAGCCCTTGATATTCCGGTTTTCCATGATGACCAGCACGGTACGGCCATTGTCGTCTCCTCTGCGCTTATCAACGCTCTGAAAATTGTTAAAAAGGACATTTCTGAAATCAAGGTAGCCATCAGCGGTCCGGGTGCTGCCGGGACAGCCATTGCAAAAATGCTGATGTCCTTAAATGTAAAAAACATCGTGATGTGCGACCGCACTGGCATCATTGATATCAGCCGTGACGGCCTGGCAGGCCACAAGCTCTGGCTGGCTGAGCATACCAATCAGGAACACATTACCGGCAGTCTGGAGGATGCCATCAAGGGCGCTGATGTCTTAGTCGGCGTGTCTGGCCCTGGCATTGTAACAGAGGAAATGGTAGCGTCCATGAACAAAGACGCCATTCTTTTCGCCATGGCAAACCCTATTCCTGAAATCATGCCGGATCTGGCTAAAAAAGCCGGCGCGCGTGTCATTGGCACGGGCCGGTCTGATTTTCCAAACCAGATCAACAACGTTCTGGCCTTCCCGGGGATTTTCAGAGGCGCGCTGGACGCAAGAGCGTCCCGCATCACTGAAGGCATGAAAGTGGCGGCAGCCTATGCCATCGCTGACCTCGTAAGCGCCGAGGAATTGAATGAGGACTATGTTATGCCAAGTCCCTTTGACAAGCGTGTCGCTCCGGCGGTTGCCAAGGCGGTTTATGACGCCTGGATGAAGGAAGTAAAATAA
- a CDS encoding DUF3089 domain-containing protein yields the protein MKQHPYLPDLDTPVDYSLTQNWLCLPKKIAKPDNKPVDIFYLYPTAYYKTPHGPNICEVTNEAMRIRAMEHLQTKASVFSAYGNFYAPAYRQAALECLLDNTPENNLLFTKGPVACVLSAFDYYIRHHNNGRPFILAGHSQGSLLLQFILSLYLKEHPEVQERMIAAYVIGYSITRGYLKSNPHLSFARGAKDTGVIISYNTESPGVTGDNITLLPDAVSINPITWTLTDKKAEAAQSLGSRLVIRDSAGKLVGMQDLPHYADATLDLDRGTVICSTADPDAFKVIGQEDAFPSGVLHTGDYPLYYYDLQNNVKTRIKAYFSSHVQTDKKYAL from the coding sequence ATGAAACAGCATCCCTATCTTCCTGATTTAGATACCCCGGTCGACTACAGCCTCACTCAGAACTGGCTGTGTCTGCCTAAAAAAATAGCCAAGCCTGACAACAAGCCCGTCGATATTTTCTATCTCTACCCCACCGCCTACTATAAGACACCGCATGGTCCCAATATCTGTGAGGTAACCAACGAGGCCATGCGCATCCGGGCTATGGAGCATCTCCAGACAAAGGCATCAGTTTTTTCGGCCTACGGCAATTTTTATGCGCCCGCCTACCGCCAGGCCGCCCTCGAGTGCCTTCTTGACAATACGCCGGAAAATAACCTGCTTTTCACAAAAGGACCTGTCGCCTGCGTACTGTCCGCCTTTGATTATTACATCCGCCATCACAATAACGGCCGTCCTTTTATCCTGGCGGGTCACTCCCAGGGCTCGCTTCTGCTCCAGTTTATTCTCAGCCTCTATTTAAAAGAGCACCCCGAGGTTCAGGAGCGAATGATCGCCGCCTATGTGATCGGCTACTCTATCACCCGGGGCTACCTAAAATCGAATCCCCACTTATCCTTTGCGCGGGGCGCGAAGGACACAGGCGTCATCATATCCTATAATACCGAGTCCCCAGGCGTCACTGGCGATAACATCACCCTGCTGCCAGACGCGGTATCCATCAATCCTATCACCTGGACCCTTACCGATAAAAAGGCCGAAGCGGCCCAGAGCCTTGGCTCACGCCTGGTCATACGCGACAGCGCCGGCAAGCTCGTTGGCATGCAGGATCTTCCCCATTATGCTGACGCGACCCTTGATCTGGATCGCGGCACTGTGATCTGCAGCACCGCTGACCCGGACGCCTTTAAGGTCATCGGCCAGGAGGACGCCTTCCCCTCCGGCGTTTTACACACCGGCGACTATCCGCTCTATTACTATGATCTTCAAAACAATGTCAAGACACGCATAAAAGCCTATTTTTCAAGCCATGTACAAACTGATAAAAAATATGCCCTTTAA
- the srtB gene encoding class B sortase, protein MSQKPKNKNEKTHNRIINSLCVIVIIASLAGLICYSLPYIRNSLKKEEVASMAQPTAEDTGIDFDALKAVNPDTVGWIKIEGTSIDYPVVQTDNNDRYLYTTFEGEESQWGAVFLDYTYNFNRTPKAQNSVLYGHSHNIQKSSTFGDLHNYLDEGFFNTHQTVEYDRVGDPGKWEIFSVYKTEADYDYRRPDFADEADFLSYFQRIQERSLYKTDVVLEPDDEILTLSTCVFDMDDGRLVITARKIR, encoded by the coding sequence ATGAGCCAAAAACCAAAGAACAAAAATGAAAAGACACATAACCGGATCATCAACAGCCTCTGCGTAATCGTCATTATCGCCTCACTGGCCGGTTTAATCTGCTATAGCCTGCCCTATATCCGGAATTCCCTGAAAAAGGAAGAGGTGGCAAGCATGGCCCAGCCAACCGCCGAGGACACCGGAATTGATTTCGACGCCTTAAAGGCCGTTAACCCGGATACTGTGGGCTGGATAAAGATAGAAGGCACCTCGATTGATTATCCGGTGGTCCAGACCGATAATAATGACCGGTATTTATACACCACCTTTGAGGGTGAGGAATCCCAATGGGGCGCTGTTTTCCTGGATTACACCTATAATTTCAACCGTACGCCAAAGGCCCAGAACAGCGTCTTATACGGACACAGCCATAACATACAAAAATCCTCCACCTTTGGAGACCTCCACAATTATCTGGACGAGGGCTTTTTCAACACACACCAGACTGTCGAATACGACCGTGTCGGCGACCCGGGAAAGTGGGAAATCTTCTCGGTTTATAAAACAGAAGCCGATTACGACTACCGGCGGCCAGATTTCGCAGACGAAGCAGATTTTCTTTCTTATTTCCAGCGCATCCAGGAACGGAGCCTCTATAAAACCGACGTGGTTCTTGAGCCTGACGATGAAATCCTGACCCTCTCCACCTGTGTATTTGACATGGATGACGGCCGGCTGGTCATCACCGCCAGAAAAATCAGATAA
- a CDS encoding sodium:alanine symporter family protein codes for MSFSEIIAVVNDFVWGQYMLVLLVGTGVFLTIRLKFLPWRNLGYALRSVFTRPPKDENAEEHSGDISPFQSLMTALAATIGTGNIVGVATAMVLGGPGALVWMWISALFGLSTKYGESVLAVKYRETNSSGEMAGGPMYAMKKGFKIKWLGSLLAFLFSLFAVIASFGIGNLTQANSISDAVKNTFGVPTWVTGVILTVLALIVLLGGIKSIGRVCGFIVPIMAVFYFVAGIIVIIINFNNVPAGVVEIFRMAFSPEAVAGGVGGSIIASMLSAMRWGVARGVFSNEAGLGSAPIAAAAAKTDHPSRQGYINMTGTFFDTLVVCTITGLVIASSGVLGTTNAAGEIYTGANLTIRAFESAIGPVGALIVTIGIMLFAFSTILGWEYYGEKSLEYLIPSTVAVKIYRFVFSVVTFFGATTALQIVWDFSDTMNGLMAIPNLICLLVLNKVIAQECFDYQKTILIPEKEARRLKKK; via the coding sequence ATGAGTTTTTCTGAAATTATTGCCGTGGTCAATGACTTTGTATGGGGACAATACATGCTTGTGCTGCTGGTGGGTACAGGTGTCTTTTTGACCATACGGCTGAAGTTTTTGCCGTGGCGGAATCTGGGGTACGCGCTGAGATCGGTGTTTACCCGGCCGCCTAAGGATGAAAATGCTGAGGAGCACAGCGGGGATATCTCGCCGTTTCAGTCTCTGATGACAGCCCTGGCCGCGACCATCGGTACCGGTAACATTGTCGGCGTTGCCACAGCCATGGTGCTGGGCGGTCCTGGGGCGCTGGTATGGATGTGGATCAGCGCGCTGTTTGGGCTTTCCACTAAATATGGCGAGAGCGTTCTGGCGGTCAAATACCGTGAGACCAACTCGTCGGGCGAGATGGCCGGCGGGCCGATGTATGCCATGAAAAAGGGCTTTAAAATCAAATGGCTGGGAAGTCTGCTGGCGTTCTTATTTTCACTTTTTGCGGTTATCGCGTCCTTTGGTATCGGTAACCTGACGCAGGCGAACTCCATTTCCGATGCAGTGAAAAATACCTTTGGGGTACCCACCTGGGTGACTGGTGTTATCCTGACTGTTTTGGCGTTGATCGTCCTTCTGGGCGGTATCAAAAGCATTGGCCGTGTCTGTGGTTTTATCGTTCCGATTATGGCAGTGTTCTACTTTGTGGCTGGAATTATTGTAATTATCATTAATTTTAACAATGTCCCGGCGGGAGTTGTTGAGATCTTCCGCATGGCCTTTTCACCCGAAGCAGTTGCCGGCGGTGTGGGCGGTTCGATCATTGCGAGTATGCTTTCGGCCATGCGCTGGGGCGTTGCCCGCGGGGTATTCTCAAATGAAGCGGGTCTCGGTTCTGCCCCGATCGCGGCGGCAGCGGCCAAGACAGACCACCCTTCAAGACAGGGCTACATTAACATGACCGGCACCTTTTTTGACACGCTGGTTGTCTGTACCATTACGGGCCTTGTAATCGCATCCTCCGGTGTTCTCGGAACCACCAATGCGGCGGGCGAGATCTATACCGGAGCAAATCTGACCATCCGGGCCTTTGAGTCCGCCATTGGGCCGGTCGGGGCTCTGATTGTCACCATCGGGATTATGCTTTTTGCTTTCTCGACCATACTGGGCTGGGAATACTATGGCGAAAAGTCGCTGGAATATCTGATTCCGTCGACTGTGGCGGTTAAAATCTACCGGTTTGTCTTTTCCGTGGTCACATTTTTTGGCGCGACAACAGCGTTGCAGATTGTGTGGGACTTCTCAGACACCATGAATGGGCTGATGGCGATTCCGAATCTTATCTGTCTGCTGGTGCTTAACAAGGTGATTGCGCAGGAATGCTTTGACTATCAGAAAACAATCCTGATTCCGGAGAAGGAAGCCAGACGGCTTAAAAAGAAATAG
- a CDS encoding MerR family transcriptional regulator, with product MEYTVKKLAAMAGVSPRTLRYYDEIGLLKPARINSSGYRIYGGREVDRLQQILFYRALGIELAEILQILDAPDFDSLAALKSHREQLLQKKSQIDDLIATVTKTIETKEGETIMEDHEKFKGFIQDKLDENEERYGEEIREKYGDEAVDRSNAQFKEMSPEKYKAFAGLEERILTLLKEVTRLGSIDSPEGEELARLHQQWITLAWGSYNTETHRGLVHMYTEDQRFKKYYESKCGKNSAELLKQSVLKYIR from the coding sequence ATGGAATATACAGTTAAAAAGCTGGCGGCGATGGCCGGAGTCTCGCCGAGAACACTGCGCTATTATGATGAGATTGGGCTGCTGAAGCCGGCGCGTATCAACAGCTCGGGCTACCGGATCTACGGCGGGCGTGAGGTCGACCGCCTTCAGCAGATTTTATTTTACCGTGCGCTGGGAATCGAGCTGGCAGAAATCCTACAGATTTTGGACGCCCCGGACTTTGACAGTCTGGCCGCCTTAAAATCTCACAGAGAGCAGCTCCTTCAAAAAAAGAGCCAGATTGACGATTTGATTGCTACGGTAACAAAGACGATTGAAACCAAAGAAGGAGAAACAATTATGGAAGATCACGAAAAATTCAAAGGCTTTATCCAGGACAAGCTTGATGAAAATGAGGAGCGTTACGGTGAGGAAATCCGGGAAAAATATGGTGATGAGGCGGTTGACAGGAGTAATGCTCAGTTTAAAGAAATGTCGCCGGAAAAATACAAGGCGTTTGCCGGACTGGAAGAAAGGATCCTCACTCTTTTAAAGGAAGTAACCCGGTTGGGGAGCATCGACAGCCCGGAAGGGGAGGAGCTGGCCCGGCTCCATCAGCAGTGGATTACACTGGCGTGGGGTAGCTATAACACAGAGACGCACCGCGGACTGGTTCACATGTACACAGAAGACCAACGCTTTAAGAAATACTATGAAAGCAAATGCGGAAAGAACAGTGCGGAGCTGCTTAAGCAAAGTGTGCTGAAGTACATCCGGTAA
- a CDS encoding ribosomal-processing cysteine protease Prp, with protein sequence MITVTFERDRDTIRKVEVSGHGEYADSGEDIVCAGVSILTISILNGLSEIVGLKDLNRQVDEGYTSFEIPEIKDPVQKIQADALMDTFHLGLCATEAAYRDYVKIIDN encoded by the coding sequence ATGATTACAGTAACTTTTGAAAGAGACCGTGATACGATACGAAAAGTAGAGGTATCCGGACATGGAGAATATGCGGATTCGGGCGAGGATATTGTATGCGCAGGGGTCTCGATCTTAACCATCAGCATATTGAATGGCTTGAGTGAGATCGTCGGTTTAAAAGACTTAAACCGCCAGGTGGATGAAGGCTATACGTCCTTTGAAATCCCCGAGATCAAAGACCCGGTGCAAAAAATTCAGGCAGATGCCTTGATGGATACGTTCCATCTGGGGCTGTGTGCCACAGAAGCCGCTTACAGAGATTATGTTAAAATAATTGATAATTAA